In the Halodesulfovibrio sp. genome, one interval contains:
- a CDS encoding class I SAM-dependent rRNA methyltransferase → MKQLILKKGEDRRIRLGHLWIFSNEVDTKKSPLKEFEPGESAVVVNAQGRPIGSAYVNPNSLICARMISNRPHEGLTESLLDKRISQALTLRESMFDKPFYRMVFAEGDFLPGLVIDRYDDLLVAQLTTAGMEKMKDQITSVLCDILHPKAILFRNDSANRPLEGLDRYVEQAVGTVPAKIALEENGVKFEIPMIEGQKTGWFYDQRTNRRDFASFCNGKRVLDAFCYAGSFGCNAVKAGAKEVTFLDASKIALDAAVNNASLNGSPDKVDTVYGDALDTLQELKDSGAQFDVICVDPPAFIKRKKAFKEGLSAYQRVNKLAMELVVDGGIVTSCSCSQHLSAQDLNRVLLHAASKSKTRIQTLIQGHQGPDHPVHPAMPETHYLKSYTVRVFKS, encoded by the coding sequence ATGAAACAATTAATTCTCAAAAAAGGTGAAGACCGTCGTATCCGCCTCGGTCACCTCTGGATTTTCAGTAACGAAGTAGACACGAAAAAAAGCCCGCTTAAAGAATTTGAACCGGGTGAAAGCGCAGTAGTTGTAAACGCTCAAGGGCGTCCTATCGGCTCTGCATACGTGAATCCGAACTCTCTCATTTGCGCTCGTATGATAAGCAATCGTCCTCATGAAGGATTGACTGAATCATTACTCGACAAGCGTATTTCACAAGCGCTTACCCTGCGTGAATCCATGTTCGACAAGCCATTCTACCGTATGGTTTTCGCAGAAGGAGACTTCCTCCCTGGTCTGGTAATTGACCGTTACGACGATCTTCTCGTCGCACAGCTTACCACTGCTGGCATGGAAAAAATGAAAGATCAGATCACATCTGTTCTCTGTGATATCCTGCACCCTAAAGCAATTCTTTTCCGCAACGATTCTGCTAACCGCCCGCTCGAAGGTCTTGATCGTTATGTAGAGCAGGCAGTAGGCACAGTTCCGGCGAAAATTGCTCTCGAAGAAAACGGCGTTAAATTCGAAATCCCAATGATTGAAGGTCAAAAAACCGGATGGTTCTATGACCAGCGTACCAACCGTCGTGATTTTGCATCATTCTGCAATGGAAAGCGCGTACTGGATGCATTCTGCTACGCAGGCAGCTTCGGTTGTAACGCTGTAAAAGCTGGCGCAAAAGAAGTTACATTCCTTGATGCTTCTAAAATCGCTCTTGATGCAGCAGTGAATAACGCCAGCCTCAACGGTTCTCCTGATAAAGTAGATACCGTATACGGCGATGCGCTGGACACTCTGCAAGAACTCAAAGATTCCGGCGCGCAGTTTGACGTAATCTGCGTTGATCCGCCAGCATTCATCAAACGCAAAAAAGCCTTTAAAGAAGGACTTTCTGCATACCAGAGAGTAAACAAGCTCGCTATGGAGCTTGTTGTAGATGGCGGTATCGTCACAAGCTGTTCATGTTCACAGCATCTGAGTGCTCAAGACTTGAACCGTGTACTGCTTCACGCTGCATCCAAGTCTAAAACACGCATCCAGACTCTCATTCAGGGTCATCAGGGTCCAGACCATCCGGTACACCCTGCAATGCCAGAAACCCACTACCTCAAAAGCTACACAGTCCGAGTATTCAAAAGCTAA
- a CDS encoding DUF1844 domain-containing protein, with translation MADQHTEMPEVTFSTFILSIGSSALVQLGEVADPESGQMMENLLAAKHSIDILSMLQEKTKSCLENDEKQLLDTLLYDLRMKYVMKTK, from the coding sequence ATGGCGGATCAACATACCGAAATGCCAGAGGTTACGTTTTCTACATTTATTCTTTCTATTGGTTCTTCAGCGCTGGTACAGCTTGGAGAAGTAGCTGACCCTGAAAGCGGGCAAATGATGGAAAACCTGCTTGCAGCCAAGCACTCAATTGATATTTTATCTATGCTACAGGAAAAAACAAAATCCTGCTTAGAAAATGACGAAAAGCAGCTGCTCGACACACTGCTTTATGATTTACGCATGAAATACGTAATGAAAACCAAGTAA
- a CDS encoding aromatic amino acid transport family protein, with product MKKKAFSASCIVAGSTIGAGMLGLPMAVGNLGFTMSCVLLVFMWALALYSGLLLIEVDMQVGPGLNFNKMVKKVLGRPGQVIAVASLGFLLYALLVAYITGMGSILANIPQIAASGISNSVCSITFALIMAFIVFCGTKTILRFNNTFFIIMVLAMSFAFTSLSSTVNFDNLLAVAPNYDYLLGSLPILFAAYGYHFCIPSSCKIVDGDRKTLYWAMIIGTIVPLVCYALWLFLALGSIPMTKIDQMAGNVDSLIAAIAQGSVFIKAVLSLFASFALVTSFFGVSLSLYDLASETFSLGESQLHRVIATIVVFAPPVIASYLSPDSFIKALAHAGVGFAILCLCLPCAMSWKLRNERSKTNAEAPYEVAGGKLSIAFASACGVFLIVAAYI from the coding sequence ATGAAGAAAAAAGCATTTAGTGCTTCATGTATAGTTGCAGGTTCAACAATTGGTGCAGGGATGCTCGGTCTACCGATGGCTGTCGGCAATCTCGGGTTCACCATGAGTTGTGTTTTACTTGTCTTTATGTGGGCATTAGCGCTCTACTCCGGTTTGCTCCTTATTGAAGTCGACATGCAGGTCGGTCCCGGATTAAATTTCAATAAAATGGTAAAAAAAGTGCTGGGACGCCCGGGGCAAGTCATTGCCGTAGCGAGTCTCGGTTTTCTTCTCTATGCACTGCTTGTTGCCTACATTACAGGCATGGGAAGTATTCTTGCCAACATTCCTCAGATTGCCGCTAGCGGAATCAGCAATTCTGTTTGCTCCATAACCTTCGCGTTAATAATGGCGTTCATTGTTTTTTGCGGAACCAAAACCATCCTGCGTTTTAACAACACATTTTTTATTATTATGGTGTTAGCAATGTCTTTTGCTTTCACATCACTCAGTTCTACTGTTAATTTTGATAACCTGCTCGCAGTTGCTCCAAACTATGATTACCTGCTTGGCAGCTTGCCTATTTTATTTGCAGCCTACGGATACCACTTCTGTATTCCTAGCAGCTGTAAGATCGTTGATGGCGACAGAAAAACTCTTTACTGGGCTATGATTATCGGAACAATTGTTCCTCTTGTCTGTTACGCCCTGTGGCTTTTCCTTGCTCTCGGCAGTATTCCGATGACAAAAATTGACCAGATGGCTGGCAACGTGGATTCTCTTATTGCTGCCATTGCACAAGGCTCTGTTTTCATTAAAGCAGTTCTTTCACTCTTTGCATCTTTTGCACTGGTTACCTCCTTCTTCGGTGTGTCATTGTCACTGTACGACCTTGCCAGCGAAACATTCAGTCTTGGTGAATCTCAGTTGCATAGAGTGATCGCTACTATTGTAGTATTTGCCCCGCCAGTTATAGCTTCTTATCTTTCTCCAGACAGCTTCATTAAAGCACTTGCCCATGCAGGTGTCGGCTTTGCCATTCTTTGTCTTTGCCTGCCGTGTGCTATGAGCTGGAAACTGCGTAACGAACGCAGCAAAACAAATGCGGAAGCTCCTTATGAAGTTGCAGGCGGCAAATTGAGCATCGCATTTGCTTCTGCATGCGGTGTATTCCTCATCGTTGCAGCCTACATCTAA
- a CDS encoding alanine--glyoxylate aminotransferase family protein — protein MRNKKRLLAPGPTPVPERVRLALAQDMIHHRKPEFKAIMAQVQQRLQKLFGTTQPVMPLACSGTGVMTAAVTNLFAAGEKVLVIEAGKFGERWGEICNASNVVVEKLVLDWGEAVTAEAVANMLDIHPDCKGVLVQLSETSTGVLHPVDEIAGVTKDRNVLLVVDGISAVSISPCSMDEWGIDCLLTGSQKGLMLPPGLGLIACSDKAWQKAESVTPSCFYFNLRAEKQKTLQNQTLFTTPVNLIVGLNESLAMFEETGFDAVFRKQWALTMMARTAIVEMGLELFAKDHFTWGLTSVLVPENVDASAVLEYAKEQFGVTLAGGQAHMKGRLVRIGHMGWVDWADLAAGLHAFAEGCKACGGSITSGYLEKGLHAYHSALNDSEIL, from the coding sequence ATGCGTAACAAAAAAAGGTTGTTAGCACCGGGACCAACTCCGGTTCCAGAACGTGTCCGTCTCGCACTTGCGCAAGACATGATCCATCACCGCAAACCTGAATTCAAAGCCATTATGGCACAGGTTCAGCAGCGGTTACAAAAATTATTCGGTACGACCCAGCCTGTAATGCCGCTTGCATGCTCAGGCACTGGTGTCATGACAGCGGCTGTAACAAACCTGTTTGCAGCAGGCGAAAAAGTCCTTGTAATTGAGGCTGGCAAATTCGGCGAGCGATGGGGCGAAATCTGCAACGCCAGCAATGTAGTTGTTGAAAAGCTTGTACTTGACTGGGGCGAAGCTGTTACTGCGGAAGCCGTTGCAAACATGCTGGACATACATCCAGACTGCAAAGGCGTTCTTGTGCAGCTTTCAGAGACATCCACGGGCGTTTTACACCCTGTCGATGAAATTGCCGGAGTTACAAAAGACCGAAATGTACTTCTTGTCGTGGATGGTATTTCTGCTGTTTCCATTTCTCCGTGTAGCATGGATGAATGGGGTATAGACTGCCTGCTCACCGGCTCTCAAAAAGGGCTTATGCTTCCTCCGGGTCTAGGACTGATCGCATGCAGTGACAAAGCATGGCAAAAAGCAGAATCAGTAACTCCTTCCTGCTTCTACTTCAATCTGCGTGCAGAAAAGCAAAAAACATTGCAAAACCAGACGTTATTTACAACGCCGGTAAACCTTATTGTTGGGCTAAACGAAAGTCTTGCAATGTTTGAGGAAACAGGATTTGATGCTGTTTTCAGAAAACAGTGGGCGTTAACCATGATGGCGCGTACTGCCATTGTAGAAATGGGACTTGAGCTGTTTGCTAAAGACCACTTCACTTGGGGTCTTACAAGTGTTTTAGTGCCGGAAAATGTCGATGCCAGCGCAGTTCTGGAATACGCAAAAGAACAATTTGGTGTTACGCTCGCTGGAGGACAAGCGCATATGAAAGGACGTCTTGTACGTATCGGGCATATGGGCTGGGTCGACTGGGCAGACCTTGCTGCCGGTCTGCATGCATTTGCAGAAGGCTGCAAAGCTTGCGGCGGCTCAATTACGTCTGGATATCTTGAAAAAGGTCTGCACGCATACCACAGTGCACTGAACGATTCAGAAATATTATAA
- a CDS encoding DUF4344 domain-containing metallopeptidase, with protein MTRRIVTAFLICSFLLAPITSALAAGNALSIQYEEPQNGKQQRAKDAIKDSGVVEKIAEYINTNLQLPEPMTLRITANGSDEARYDNKTRTIEIPYGLWSECHTCFEKEYSDKDVGNVLDELCKAVVAYSIYRELGHAFVDVYDLSARKYADTATDEFAVLMLIDSFNSGRDMALIAGDYLVLRDKQRYKVADKDLISKLVLHNTRVLAAYCMAYGVLPDEELKQEMLELKISEKRLEQCIVDAESKVAEWVEWLKRHGKLHEQQHD; from the coding sequence ATGACAAGACGTATCGTAACCGCTTTTTTGATATGCAGTTTTTTGCTCGCACCGATTACATCGGCATTGGCAGCTGGTAATGCACTTTCAATACAATATGAAGAGCCGCAAAACGGAAAGCAGCAAAGAGCAAAAGACGCGATTAAAGATTCCGGAGTCGTTGAAAAAATTGCTGAATATATCAACACAAATCTACAGCTTCCTGAACCTATGACGTTGCGCATTACGGCAAATGGGTCAGATGAAGCTCGCTACGACAATAAAACACGAACAATCGAAATTCCGTACGGGCTTTGGAGTGAGTGCCATACATGTTTTGAAAAGGAGTATTCTGACAAAGACGTTGGCAACGTTCTAGATGAACTTTGCAAAGCTGTTGTGGCGTATTCTATTTATCGGGAATTGGGGCATGCGTTTGTGGATGTATACGATCTGTCAGCAAGAAAGTATGCTGATACTGCAACTGATGAATTTGCCGTGCTGATGCTTATCGACAGCTTTAATTCAGGAAGAGATATGGCGTTGATAGCAGGTGATTATCTGGTTTTGAGGGATAAACAACGTTATAAAGTAGCTGATAAGGATTTGATAAGTAAGCTTGTGCTGCACAATACACGAGTTCTTGCTGCGTATTGCATGGCGTATGGTGTTCTGCCTGATGAAGAGTTGAAACAGGAAATGCTCGAATTGAAGATATCTGAAAAGCGCTTGGAACAATGCATAGTTGATGCTGAATCCAAGGTGGCAGAGTGGGTGGAATGGTTAAAACGGCATGGCAAGCTACATGAACAGCAGCACGACTAG
- the argC gene encoding N-acetyl-gamma-glutamyl-phosphate reductase, with product MAQTKVGLVGVTGYTGMELMRLLQTHDHFELVRVTSRAEAGKKLHDIYPFMLGMDNGNLTITEPDADDLAQACDLVFLAVPHRTAMEIAAVLLEKGLKVVDLSADFRLRDKDEYEHWYACDHTQCELLDKAVYGLPELYAEKVATAQLVANPGCYPTSAILGLYPALEEGFILKSGIVIDSKSGSTGAGRKANVGTLFCEVSDSFKAYGLTTHRHTPEIEQELSLIAEDDITVSFNTHLLPINRGILSTIYTTLSEDMTLDDVHAIYEEAYRKHPWVRVLPTGKLPETKYVRGTMFCDIGLVIDKRTNRLIIVSAIDNLCRGASGQALANANIMCGLDITEGLKLAPMVP from the coding sequence ATGGCACAGACTAAAGTAGGCTTAGTAGGGGTGACCGGATACACCGGAATGGAACTGATGCGCCTTTTGCAGACTCATGACCACTTCGAACTGGTGCGTGTTACTTCGCGTGCAGAAGCCGGAAAAAAACTACATGATATTTACCCGTTCATGCTCGGCATGGACAACGGCAATTTGACAATTACAGAGCCGGATGCAGATGACCTTGCGCAGGCATGTGACCTCGTATTCCTCGCAGTTCCCCATCGTACCGCTATGGAGATCGCTGCGGTTCTGCTGGAAAAAGGATTGAAGGTTGTTGATCTGTCAGCAGATTTCCGCTTGCGTGACAAAGATGAATACGAACATTGGTACGCATGTGACCATACACAATGCGAACTGCTTGATAAGGCTGTGTACGGTCTGCCAGAACTGTACGCCGAGAAAGTGGCTACAGCGCAGCTTGTTGCAAATCCGGGGTGCTACCCGACTTCTGCAATCCTAGGCTTATACCCTGCTCTTGAGGAAGGGTTTATTCTTAAAAGCGGGATTGTCATTGATTCTAAATCCGGCTCAACCGGAGCAGGTCGAAAAGCAAACGTCGGTACACTGTTCTGTGAAGTTTCGGACAGTTTCAAAGCATATGGATTAACCACGCACCGCCATACGCCAGAAATTGAGCAAGAGCTTTCCCTGATCGCAGAAGATGACATTACAGTCTCTTTCAATACGCACTTGCTACCAATCAACCGTGGTATCCTTTCTACAATCTACACAACGTTATCAGAAGACATGACGCTGGATGACGTACACGCAATTTATGAAGAAGCCTACCGCAAGCACCCATGGGTGCGGGTACTGCCTACTGGAAAGCTACCAGAAACTAAGTATGTTCGCGGAACCATGTTCTGTGACATAGGGCTTGTTATAGACAAGCGTACAAACCGCCTCATCATCGTTAGCGCCATCGACAACCTTTGCCGCGGTGCTTCCGGTCAAGCTTTGGCTAACGCCAACATTATGTGCGGACTGGACATCACAGAAGGACTTAAACTCGCCCCGATGGTTCCGTAA
- the polA gene encoding DNA polymerase I — protein MSLQERLGLTSPPVYLIDGSAFIFRAFYAMQHLKRADGFPTNALFIVSRILMKMLRDESPEYITFVLDGRGKNFRHELYNDYKANRSATPEDLILQFEPIKEMVRHLGIHLIISEGCEADDCIAALSERLKKDHPVVIVGADKDLKQCLDTNVFLWDPGAKQEKLTSLEDFTEETNLLPSQWADYQAIIGDSSDNIPGVPGIGPKTADKIFAQFKTLEEIRDGFDELKPNLQKKFADHLENMFTFRKLTTLGTTSCDNEQLADFKWKPIAREEVLDFVKEYELRALVREVNSLSNADTPAPEAKKKKVATDQLGLFGGGEKTTPDEPDARPAMSANDVTGLTSCTDKRVAVLLADQTESNSVLVAVDQTEFLYAGKMDELATFCANAKQIITPDAKALFHQHEGWSSIDPNKLLDLGLMAYLLNPEDRDYSWKKLSRKADELEISRKNGGLLALAIAEELERSLDGGHLRPLMLDIELPLVGVLTEMEEAGICIDREAFTEFLKEVQADLDNLTRSIYDIAGKPFNIRSAQQLGKVLFEDLGLASKTKTSGGQASTSQAVLEKLAGEHKIIDLILEYRKLEKLRSTYLEPLPKLADAHDRIHTTFNQLATATGRLSSSNPNLQNIPVRGDFGTRMRSCFVAAEGKKLVSADYSQVELRVLAHCSQDPTLLTAFQQDKDIHSSTAALLFESTVEEVTSDQRRDAKTINFGLIYGMGPQKLAGELKISLKEAKEFIARYFEKLQHLKEFYDKVEEDTKQHGYVATLAGRRRYLPEITSGNNMLQSQARRQAINTVIQGSAADIIKIAMIKTAHDEQLKQLGAQLILQIHDELVLEVPEQNAKAAAERLQEIMSNVAPDGKTLMEVPLKVDAGIGDRWNEAH, from the coding sequence ATGTCTTTACAAGAACGCCTTGGTCTCACATCACCACCAGTCTATCTTATTGACGGCTCTGCATTTATTTTTCGTGCATTTTACGCAATGCAGCATCTTAAACGTGCGGATGGTTTTCCAACCAACGCCCTGTTTATTGTTTCCCGTATCTTAATGAAGATGCTGCGGGATGAGTCTCCGGAATATATCACCTTTGTTCTCGATGGACGTGGTAAGAACTTCCGTCATGAACTTTACAACGATTACAAAGCAAACCGCTCTGCAACTCCAGAAGATTTGATTCTTCAATTTGAGCCTATCAAAGAAATGGTGCGCCATCTTGGCATTCACCTCATCATTTCTGAAGGTTGCGAAGCTGACGACTGCATTGCAGCGCTGTCGGAGCGACTCAAGAAAGATCATCCTGTTGTTATTGTCGGAGCTGATAAAGACTTGAAACAGTGCCTCGACACCAACGTATTCCTCTGGGATCCGGGTGCAAAACAGGAAAAGCTCACCAGTCTTGAAGATTTCACAGAAGAAACAAATCTTCTCCCAAGCCAATGGGCGGACTATCAAGCAATTATCGGTGACTCTTCAGATAACATTCCGGGTGTGCCGGGCATTGGTCCTAAAACAGCAGACAAAATTTTTGCTCAGTTTAAGACATTAGAAGAAATCCGCGACGGCTTTGATGAATTAAAGCCAAACCTGCAAAAGAAATTTGCTGACCATCTTGAGAACATGTTCACTTTCCGTAAGCTTACTACGCTGGGAACAACCTCATGCGACAACGAACAACTTGCAGATTTCAAGTGGAAGCCAATTGCCCGCGAAGAAGTACTCGATTTCGTCAAAGAATATGAATTGCGCGCACTGGTGCGTGAAGTAAACTCGCTCTCAAATGCAGACACTCCTGCACCGGAAGCAAAAAAGAAAAAAGTTGCAACAGACCAGCTTGGTCTTTTCGGTGGTGGAGAAAAAACAACACCAGACGAGCCGGATGCACGCCCTGCTATGTCTGCTAATGATGTCACCGGACTCACCTCCTGCACAGACAAGCGGGTAGCGGTACTGCTTGCCGATCAGACCGAAAGCAATTCCGTTCTGGTTGCTGTTGATCAGACAGAATTTCTCTACGCTGGCAAAATGGATGAACTGGCAACATTCTGCGCGAATGCAAAGCAGATCATCACACCGGATGCCAAAGCTCTTTTCCATCAGCATGAAGGATGGTCTTCCATTGACCCGAACAAATTGCTTGATCTAGGACTTATGGCATATCTGCTGAATCCAGAAGACCGTGATTACTCATGGAAAAAACTCTCACGCAAAGCTGATGAGCTGGAGATTTCCCGTAAAAACGGTGGACTCCTTGCACTTGCCATTGCTGAAGAGTTGGAACGCAGCCTTGATGGTGGACACTTGCGCCCTCTCATGCTGGATATTGAACTGCCTCTCGTAGGCGTTCTGACTGAGATGGAAGAAGCAGGTATCTGCATTGATCGCGAAGCGTTCACAGAATTTCTTAAGGAAGTGCAAGCAGACCTCGACAATCTGACGCGTTCCATCTACGACATCGCGGGCAAGCCGTTTAATATTCGTTCTGCACAGCAGCTCGGCAAAGTGCTATTTGAAGACTTAGGGCTGGCATCCAAAACAAAAACAAGTGGCGGACAAGCTTCCACGTCACAAGCTGTGCTGGAAAAACTAGCTGGTGAGCACAAAATTATCGACCTTATTCTGGAATACAGAAAGCTCGAAAAACTCCGCTCAACCTACCTTGAGCCGCTTCCGAAACTTGCTGATGCTCATGACCGTATTCACACTACGTTCAATCAGCTGGCAACTGCGACAGGTCGTTTATCTTCCAGCAATCCGAACTTGCAAAACATTCCAGTACGCGGAGATTTCGGTACACGCATGCGTAGCTGTTTTGTTGCAGCAGAGGGCAAAAAACTTGTGTCTGCTGACTACTCGCAGGTTGAACTGCGCGTACTTGCGCATTGCTCACAAGACCCGACACTGCTTACTGCATTCCAGCAGGACAAAGATATTCACAGCTCAACAGCTGCGCTGCTCTTTGAATCAACTGTAGAAGAAGTAACATCAGATCAGCGACGCGATGCCAAGACCATCAACTTTGGACTGATCTACGGCATGGGGCCGCAGAAGCTGGCGGGAGAACTCAAAATTTCTTTGAAGGAAGCTAAAGAGTTTATCGCCCGTTACTTTGAAAAGCTCCAGCATCTCAAAGAGTTTTACGACAAAGTAGAAGAAGATACCAAGCAGCATGGCTACGTCGCAACGCTTGCCGGTCGCCGCAGATACCTTCCGGAAATCACATCCGGTAACAATATGCTGCAATCACAAGCACGCAGACAGGCTATCAACACTGTCATTCAGGGAAGTGCAGCGGATATCATCAAAATAGCGATGATTAAAACCGCACATGATGAGCAGTTAAAACAACTGGGTGCACAGCTTATTCTGCAAATTCACGATGAATTGGTACTTGAAGTACCCGAACAAAATGCAAAAGCTGCTGCTGAACGTCTTCAGGAAATTATGTCCAACGTTGCCCCTGACGGTAAAACCTTGATGGAAGTTCCACTCAAGGTTGACGCCGGAATCGGTGACCGATGGAACGAAGCACACTAA
- a CDS encoding methyl-accepting chemotaxis protein, which yields MKNSKLKIFFAFSIYILGALLFTCYEYISEKETLLTATDQKLKIAAYSVPSMLGTSYHVNISPQKVDEATYINLIKELDRAIENTDVDFTYTMIIKNGKVLYTSSNASPMKIAKDNHDEYLSEYTDASQLLKQTFHSNEPAFENFQDSDGNFRSVFIPCTAPDGTRYITGADIKMDTVNDLLFEKLLAQIVKGVVLLLLVFPILMAFCCFSKEEKKYLQQKVTEGLAEITDLNERLQEKVDAAKRNEKEALEAKQHAEEAQRQSEQAETRTKHNVAATLEDSSNQISAMSNELVIQVEHVVTGAETQRLRTIETATAMEQMNASVLDISSTASTTATNAEHALNVAESGLTTMQEVIGSVVEITKHAEAMRDALELLGKEAQGIGMVIDVINDIADQTNLLALNAAIEAARAGEAGRGFSVVADEVRKLAEKTVAATKEVELAIGSIQKLTNNNVAQMNEAKGVVGSTAQLAEKAGANLRELVQLVDESSGKIRQIATASDEQSEASDHINRAIEEISTISKQTAEEVTLSTQAINRIAEQAGQLNTLVDSLRTE from the coding sequence ATGAAAAATAGTAAGCTCAAAATATTTTTTGCTTTTTCTATCTACATACTGGGCGCTCTACTGTTCACGTGTTATGAATACATCAGTGAAAAAGAGACACTACTCACTGCAACAGATCAAAAACTAAAAATAGCTGCATATTCAGTTCCCTCAATGTTGGGAACATCCTACCATGTTAATATTAGTCCACAAAAAGTAGATGAAGCAACATACATCAATTTAATAAAAGAACTTGATCGTGCAATTGAAAATACTGATGTGGATTTCACATACACCATGATCATCAAAAATGGGAAAGTGCTATATACAAGCAGTAATGCATCCCCCATGAAGATAGCAAAAGACAATCATGATGAGTATTTATCAGAATATACCGATGCCAGCCAGCTCTTGAAACAGACGTTTCACAGCAATGAGCCTGCATTTGAAAATTTTCAAGATAGTGACGGCAATTTCCGCTCTGTATTCATTCCCTGCACAGCACCTGACGGAACCCGCTATATTACTGGTGCTGACATAAAAATGGACACCGTAAACGATCTACTTTTTGAAAAGTTACTCGCACAGATTGTTAAAGGCGTTGTCCTACTCCTACTTGTCTTCCCTATTCTCATGGCGTTCTGCTGCTTCTCCAAAGAAGAAAAAAAATACCTCCAACAAAAAGTCACCGAAGGGCTCGCAGAAATTACTGACCTCAATGAAAGGCTTCAGGAAAAAGTTGATGCAGCCAAACGTAATGAAAAAGAAGCACTAGAAGCAAAACAACACGCTGAAGAAGCTCAACGCCAATCCGAGCAAGCAGAAACAAGAACGAAACACAACGTTGCAGCCACTCTGGAAGATTCTTCAAATCAAATATCAGCCATGAGTAATGAGCTTGTTATACAGGTTGAACACGTTGTGACCGGGGCGGAAACCCAACGTTTACGAACAATAGAAACTGCCACCGCGATGGAACAAATGAACGCGTCGGTTCTAGACATTTCCAGTACCGCCTCTACCACTGCGACAAATGCTGAACACGCTCTCAATGTTGCGGAATCTGGATTAACAACCATGCAGGAAGTTATCGGCTCTGTAGTTGAAATCACAAAACATGCTGAAGCAATGCGCGATGCTCTCGAACTATTGGGAAAAGAAGCGCAGGGTATCGGTATGGTAATTGATGTCATCAATGACATTGCAGACCAAACAAACTTACTAGCGTTGAACGCAGCAATTGAAGCTGCCAGAGCAGGCGAAGCAGGGCGCGGCTTCTCTGTTGTCGCTGATGAAGTGCGCAAACTTGCAGAAAAAACTGTCGCAGCAACTAAAGAAGTTGAATTAGCAATCGGTTCCATCCAAAAGCTCACAAACAACAATGTGGCGCAAATGAATGAAGCAAAAGGGGTGGTAGGCTCCACGGCACAGCTAGCAGAAAAAGCTGGCGCAAATTTACGTGAACTTGTTCAACTTGTTGACGAAAGTTCAGGGAAAATTCGCCAAATCGCTACAGCAAGTGATGAACAATCTGAGGCAAGCGACCATATTAACAGAGCAATTGAAGAAATAAGTACTATTTCAAAACAGACTGCTGAAGAAGTTACACTTTCTACTCAGGCAATCAACCGAATTGCCGAGCAGGCTGGGCAGCTCAACACGCTGGTAGATTCATTGCGCACAGAATAA
- a CDS encoding EcsC family protein: MNTMTISDIGELKRAKMILENPGFAMKAINYLGMPIEKGLEALPKKVMDTVQVGLEKAADAALFSMKDLQGESKSNYVHKAAVATTGAVGGFLGIEALVVELPISTTIMLRSIADIARSHGESLADIEVKFECLKVFALGGRSASDDAAESSYWTIRNALGKVVSEATAEVASRVAAADAASAAASKAVNEAAEQVASKNSSSVLVKLIESITERYGISVSEKVLAQAVPVVGALGGAAINTMFIDHFQDMAEGHFIVRKLERTYGSEIVRETYRAL; this comes from the coding sequence ATGAATACAATGACTATTAGCGATATTGGCGAATTAAAGCGGGCAAAAATGATATTAGAGAATCCTGGCTTCGCAATGAAGGCTATAAACTATTTAGGGATGCCAATTGAAAAAGGGCTAGAGGCATTACCCAAAAAAGTAATGGATACCGTGCAGGTTGGATTAGAGAAAGCAGCCGATGCAGCTCTATTTTCGATGAAAGATTTACAAGGAGAATCAAAGTCAAACTATGTCCATAAAGCAGCGGTAGCGACAACAGGCGCTGTAGGAGGTTTTTTGGGTATTGAAGCTCTAGTTGTTGAATTACCAATATCTACTACTATTATGCTCCGCTCAATTGCAGACATCGCTCGTAGCCATGGAGAATCTCTTGCTGATATTGAAGTTAAGTTTGAATGTCTCAAAGTCTTTGCCCTAGGTGGGCGATCTGCAAGTGATGATGCTGCTGAATCTTCGTATTGGACTATTCGCAATGCATTAGGAAAAGTTGTAAGTGAAGCTACTGCAGAAGTGGCATCACGAGTTGCAGCAGCAGATGCCGCAAGTGCTGCTGCATCTAAAGCAGTTAATGAAGCGGCAGAGCAAGTTGCTAGCAAAAATAGTAGTTCTGTTTTGGTAAAATTAATTGAGTCTATTACTGAGCGGTATGGAATAAGTGTTAGTGAAAAAGTATTAGCTCAAGCAGTACCGGTTGTAGGAGCTTTAGGCGGAGCTGCAATTAATACAATGTTTATAGATCATTTTCAGGATATGGCAGAAGGGCATTTTATAGTGCGAAAACTTGAGCGAACTTATGGCTCCGAAATTGTTCGCGAGACATATCGCGCATTATAA